One stretch of Zingiber officinale cultivar Zhangliang chromosome 6B, Zo_v1.1, whole genome shotgun sequence DNA includes these proteins:
- the LOC121989583 gene encoding U-box domain-containing protein 4-like isoform X2, protein MAVKCMEEIQFLDEKQISVAIEKAIRDQSDNGFPSSEYLNIISSSLSLLSNEELLLEVVTLEKLKVKLGCNHNTLLEIEDIDNIIALFTYMHDCYTKIHQVRTVNGVSVPADFCCPLSLNLMSDPVIVESGQTYERAFIQKWLDQGIDVCPRTRQTLRHSNLIPNFTVKALIANWCESNEIRLPDPLNSTSSNFPSFLELTDVSDNDLVSHAGHAMNTNLPRALESYGKASSQKDSHPSNGLTSQETYVSEKSVLSPHVSSNLATLQITNGLETNHSGLPLATIDSNQESGVELRNARSGSQIVDQSKLDLIHDNLEQPGDANVISQFSSDLTYYTSDASGELAQDSQASSAPRQEPKFPLGFVEARSRSQNMWRRPSADSASHVHSQSLDSRSDLSDAESEIRKLIEDLKIGSMDVQRNATGELRLLAKHNIENRIVIANCGAISLLVGLLYSTDPKTQENAVTALLNLSLNDNNKIAIGNANSIGPLIHVLETGNAEAKENTAATFYSLSVIEENKVRIGRSGAIAPLVELLANGTPRGKKDATTALFNLSIFHENKARIVQAGAVKYLVELMDPAAGMVDKAVAVLSNLATVAEGRTAIAQAGGITALVEVVELGSTRGKENAAATLLQLCMNSSRYCRLVLQEGAVPPLVALSQAGSSRAKEKAQLLLSYFRSQRHGNAGRR, encoded by the exons GAAGCTCAAAGTGAAGCTCGGTTGCAACCATAATACCCTACTAGAAATAGAGGACATTGATAACATCATTGCTCTTTTCACTTATATGCATGATTGCTATACTAAGATCCATCAGGTGCGCACTGTCAATGGTGTTTCTGTTCCTGCTGACTTCTGCTGCCCACTTTCTCTAAATCTGATGTCTGATCCTGTCATTGTAGAATCCGGTCAAACTTATGAGCGTGCTTTCATACAAAAATGGCTTGATCAGGGCATTGATGTTTGTCCTAGAACACGTCAAACACTTAGGCATTCAAATTTGATCCCAAATTTCACCGTTAAGGCACTAATTGCAAACTGGTGTGAATCAAATGAGATTAGGCTTCCTGATCCACTGAATTCCACAAGTTCAAATTTTCCTTCATTCCTAGAACTTACAGATGTGAGTGATAATGATCTTGTCTCTCATGCTGGTCACGCGATGAATACTAACCTTCCAAGAGCTCTTGAATCTTATGGTAAAGCATCTTCACAGAAGGATTCACATCCATCAAATGGTTTGACATCTCAGGAGACTTATGTTAGTGAAAAATCTGTATTGTCCCCGCATGTTTCCTCCAATTTAGCCACTCTGCAAATTACCAATGGATTGGAGACAAACCATTCAGGATTGCCATTAGCAACAATTGACTCCAATCAGGAGTCTGGTGTGGAACTAAGGAATGCACGTTCTGGCAGCCAAATTGTTGACCAATCAAAACTGGATCTAATCCATGACAATCTTGAACAACCCGGAGATGCCAATGTGATTTCACAGTTTTCAAGCGATCTGACCTATTATACCAGTGATGCTTCAGGTGAACTTGCACAGGATTCCCAAGCTTCCTCTGCCCCACGACAAGAACCTAAGTTTCCTCTAGGATTCGTTGAGGCTCGTTCTAGAAGTCAAAATATGTGGAGACGTCCGTCAGCCGACTCAGCCTCTCATGTCCATTCTCAGTCTTTGGACTCCAGGTCTGATCTATCAGATGCTGAATCTGAAATCCGTAAGCTAATTGAGGATTTAAAAATTGGTTCCATGGACGTGCAGAGAAATGCCACTGGAGAGTTGCGTCTTCTTGCTAAGCACAACATCGAAAATAGGATTGTGATTGCAAACTGTGGAGCTATAAGTTTGTTGGTTGGTCTTCTTTATTCAACAGACCCCAAGACCCAAGAAAATGCCGTAACAGCCCTTCTTAACTTGTCACTTAATGACAACAATAAGATTGCCATTGGAAATGCAAATTCCATTGGCCCTCTGATTCATGTTCTTGAGACAGGTAACGCGGAAGCAAAAGAAAACACAGCAGCAACATTTTATAGCCTCTCAGTAATTGAAGAAAACAAGGTTCGGATTGGACGTTCTGGTGCTATTGCACCTTTGGTAGAATTATTAGCTAATGGCACTCCTCGAGGAAAGAAAGATGCTACAACAGCATTGTTTAATTTGTCGATATTTCATGAGAATAAAGCACGGATTGTGCAGGCTGGAGCCGTCAAGTATTTGGTTGAGCTGATGGACCCAGCAGCAGGTATGGTTGACAAGGCGGTGGCTGTTTTGTCAAACCTTGCTACCGTAGCAGAAGGGAGAACTGCCATTGCCCAAGCTGGTGGCATCACAGCACTCGTGGAGGTTGTTGAGTTAGGATCTACTCGGGGAAAAGAAAATGCCGCCGCAACTTTGCTTCAGCTATGCATGAACAGTAGTAGATACTGTAGGCTCGTTCTTCAGGAAGGTGCTGTGCCCCCATTGGTAGCATTATCACAAGCTGGCTCTTCACGAGCCAAAGAAAAG GCTCAATTACTTCTAAGTTATTTCCGGAGTCAGCGCCACGGGAATGCTGGCAGAAGATGA